A region of Streptomyces deccanensis DNA encodes the following proteins:
- a CDS encoding winged helix-turn-helix domain-containing protein yields MEIDRFDPTPIYKQVARVVRAKIESGELRPRDPIPSESRMVADYGVARDTARQAVALLRSEGWVITLPQRGTFVAEQPPASAPESSRSAD; encoded by the coding sequence ATGGAAATTGATCGCTTCGATCCGACGCCCATCTACAAACAGGTGGCGCGAGTTGTCCGCGCCAAGATCGAGTCCGGCGAACTCCGACCGAGGGACCCGATCCCGTCTGAGTCGAGGATGGTCGCTGACTATGGCGTTGCCAGGGACACCGCGCGTCAGGCCGTTGCGCTACTGCGCTCCGAAGGATGGGTGATCACGCTTCCGCAGAGAGGAACATTTGTTGCTGAGCAGCCGCCCGCCAGTGCGCCTGAGAGCAGCAGGTCCGCAGACTGA
- a CDS encoding class I SAM-dependent methyltransferase has translation MSLAESWDRYAVESKPRRTVNARGETTWLNWTQYTDHGPDENVLGPVAGRRVLELGSGSGSNLAHLVTLGATGLGVDVAPLRETVARERWSSLPGLEFRAAEATEFLSQTDETFDVVLSIFGAVWFVDPDTLVPLIRSQMAAGGVLAFSHLPPGSQGSQAARSGLRQDRTPEEWRRILTGHGFSDVTVSLIEPPEGMAAGTMLVRAMAH, from the coding sequence ATGTCATTGGCTGAGTCCTGGGACAGGTACGCGGTCGAGAGCAAGCCACGAAGGACCGTCAACGCCAGGGGCGAGACGACCTGGCTGAACTGGACTCAGTACACCGATCACGGACCGGACGAGAACGTGCTGGGGCCCGTGGCCGGACGCCGGGTGCTGGAACTCGGCTCAGGGAGTGGCAGTAATCTCGCGCACCTGGTCACGCTCGGCGCAACAGGTCTAGGGGTGGACGTCGCTCCCCTCCGTGAAACGGTTGCGCGGGAGCGATGGAGCAGCCTGCCAGGCCTTGAGTTCCGTGCAGCGGAGGCGACTGAGTTCCTGAGCCAGACGGACGAGACATTCGATGTCGTGCTGTCGATCTTCGGTGCCGTGTGGTTCGTCGATCCGGACACCCTGGTCCCGCTGATCCGCTCGCAAATGGCGGCGGGCGGAGTCCTGGCGTTCTCGCACCTGCCTCCAGGCAGCCAGGGATCCCAGGCGGCCAGATCCGGGCTGCGGCAGGACCGTACACCGGAGGAGTGGAGGCGCATCCTGACGGGGCACGGCTTCTCTGACGTAACCGTGTCGCTGATTGAGCCGCCAGAGGGCATGGCCGCGGGCACGATGCTTGTCCGCGCGATGGCTCACTGA
- a CDS encoding ATP-dependent nuclease: protein MYLERLHLRGFRSAADTTVSFQPGVTVLVGENNAGKSNVMDAIRLLTLPLDVKGGGLYPDRDDLHRDSCAKDEHGEHCRTTIELSARYRSTVEGDLDRFSQAFDQDGQSAGYHLTITPPPTGFRRATLSWQAGDGATTDHDPEPKAREGIRHLYLPPLRDAQRELASSSGGRIQLVIERLLQDNAVRETFLQDVGKQFEAVEAIQPLPDAVKAVRKRLTRLTEGAHAQTADLGFADASISSIARGLRLRMEQAGLDPRDLGESGLGYANLLYMATVLTQLQDAAEADLTVLLVEEPEAHLHPQLQTILLNHLAEEAEASRRRQPEPGSPWLGRIQVIVTTHSPHVATAVDPRNLVVLQRRPWKAPSATDGSRTTTARHRPSYETTAVAVDRLGLDRRDHHKVRSYLNATRSTLLFGQRVLLVEGIAEAILLPEFARLTLTDEGLQRFHGTALVPIDGVDFEPYLRVLLYPDSESGHRIARRVAVITDGDDGDRTAQGRIRKLDALLTSSSAHGLAKVFHNEFTLEPEILRAGGPNRELLVSAWKEQRPQGWIDDWKGVGSGPLDVQAKAFAELLREKKSKIRKGDLAQALLAEAAVRPDGAPPLVVPSYLREALLWITEEPAR from the coding sequence ATGTATCTCGAACGACTTCACCTGCGCGGGTTCCGATCGGCCGCGGACACCACCGTCTCCTTCCAGCCGGGCGTCACCGTCCTGGTGGGCGAGAACAACGCGGGCAAGTCCAACGTGATGGACGCGATCCGGCTTCTGACGCTCCCGCTGGACGTCAAGGGAGGCGGGCTGTATCCGGACCGGGACGACCTGCACCGCGACAGCTGCGCGAAGGACGAGCATGGCGAGCACTGCCGGACCACGATCGAGCTGTCCGCCCGCTACCGGTCCACCGTCGAAGGCGATCTGGACCGGTTCAGTCAGGCATTCGACCAGGACGGGCAGAGCGCTGGTTACCACCTGACCATCACCCCTCCGCCCACCGGATTCCGGCGGGCCACGCTGTCCTGGCAGGCCGGGGACGGCGCTACGACCGACCACGACCCCGAGCCGAAGGCCCGCGAAGGCATCCGCCATCTCTACCTCCCACCTCTGCGTGACGCACAGCGTGAGCTCGCCTCCAGCAGCGGCGGGCGCATCCAACTCGTCATCGAGCGCCTTCTCCAGGACAACGCCGTACGAGAAACCTTTCTCCAGGACGTCGGTAAGCAGTTCGAGGCCGTGGAAGCGATCCAGCCGCTCCCCGACGCCGTCAAGGCCGTACGCAAGCGGCTCACCCGGCTCACGGAAGGCGCCCACGCGCAGACGGCCGATCTCGGGTTCGCGGACGCGTCCATCAGTTCCATCGCGCGCGGACTGCGACTCCGCATGGAGCAGGCCGGGCTCGACCCGCGCGACCTCGGCGAATCCGGCCTCGGCTACGCGAACCTCCTGTACATGGCCACCGTGCTCACCCAGCTCCAGGACGCGGCCGAAGCCGACCTCACAGTGCTCCTGGTGGAAGAGCCCGAAGCCCATCTGCATCCACAGCTCCAGACCATCCTGCTCAACCACCTCGCGGAGGAGGCCGAAGCGAGCCGTCGACGGCAGCCCGAGCCCGGCAGTCCCTGGCTCGGCAGGATCCAGGTGATCGTCACCACTCACTCGCCGCACGTGGCCACGGCCGTCGACCCGCGGAACCTGGTCGTTCTGCAGCGCCGACCGTGGAAGGCCCCGTCGGCCACCGACGGTTCGCGGACCACCACCGCCCGGCACCGGCCGTCGTACGAGACCACGGCGGTCGCCGTGGACCGCCTCGGGCTGGACCGACGCGATCACCACAAGGTCCGCAGCTATCTCAACGCGACCCGCAGCACACTCCTGTTCGGGCAGCGGGTCCTGCTCGTGGAGGGCATCGCGGAAGCGATTCTGCTGCCCGAGTTCGCGCGGCTCACTCTTACCGACGAGGGTCTGCAGCGGTTCCACGGGACGGCGCTCGTGCCGATCGACGGCGTCGACTTCGAGCCGTACCTGCGTGTTCTCCTGTACCCGGACAGCGAGAGCGGGCACCGGATAGCCCGGCGCGTGGCCGTGATCACGGACGGGGACGACGGCGACCGGACCGCCCAGGGCAGGATCCGGAAGCTCGACGCGCTCCTCACGTCATCGAGCGCGCACGGCCTGGCCAAGGTCTTCCACAACGAGTTCACCCTGGAGCCCGAGATCCTCCGGGCCGGCGGGCCCAACCGGGAACTCCTCGTCAGTGCCTGGAAGGAGCAGCGCCCACAAGGCTGGATCGACGACTGGAAAGGGGTCGGGAGCGGTCCCCTCGACGTACAGGCGAAGGCTTTCGCCGAGCTGTTGAGGGAGAAGAAGAGCAAGATCCGCAAGGGAGACCTCGCGCAGGCTCTGCTCGCCGAAGCGGCGGTCAGACCGGACGGTGCCCCGCCGCTCGTCGTCCCCTCGTACCTGCGCGAAGCTCTACTGTGGATCACCGAGGAGCCTGCCCGATGA
- a CDS encoding XRE family transcriptional regulator gives MSVKKQSTANAVDWDDLKEEFDFSPEEKKEIEQGTAALLSEVRAYRLAEVRKRQHMTQTAVAKILGVTQGRVSAIEKGALSRSEVDTLAAYVEALGGKLKLVADFGDESLVLG, from the coding sequence ATGAGCGTGAAGAAGCAGAGCACTGCGAACGCCGTCGACTGGGATGACCTCAAGGAAGAGTTCGACTTCTCCCCGGAGGAGAAGAAGGAGATCGAACAGGGCACCGCCGCGCTCCTGTCCGAAGTGCGCGCTTACCGCCTCGCCGAGGTCCGCAAGCGCCAGCACATGACGCAGACGGCGGTGGCCAAGATCCTCGGCGTCACCCAGGGGCGCGTCTCAGCCATCGAGAAGGGTGCGCTCAGCCGCTCCGAGGTCGACACGCTTGCCGCCTACGTCGAAGCCCTCGGCGGAAAGCTCAAGCTCGTGGCCGACTTCGGCGACGAATCGCTTGTGCTGGGGTAA
- a CDS encoding glycine-rich domain-containing protein, with the protein MSTAVVIRDPKAYVTPDVWEREVALLLRNPENTRELAETKFGQAIAYLVTCGENPDLLMSPSKQVDEAWHSFMLDSIPYHHFTSRHFGRYIHHVPELPGSTAGVQCVSDDEAKQDGHDRKGGGGPLVLEQTIKAIKAAGFEIDADLWGMADSADCNQCHAGCHDSPK; encoded by the coding sequence ATGAGTACGGCAGTAGTGATCCGCGACCCGAAGGCGTACGTCACACCTGACGTGTGGGAACGGGAGGTAGCCCTCCTCCTCCGCAACCCGGAGAACACGCGCGAACTCGCAGAGACCAAGTTCGGACAGGCCATCGCCTACCTGGTCACGTGCGGCGAGAACCCGGACCTTCTCATGAGCCCGTCCAAGCAGGTGGACGAGGCATGGCACTCGTTCATGCTCGACTCGATCCCGTACCACCACTTCACCAGCCGGCACTTCGGCCGGTACATCCACCACGTGCCGGAGCTCCCGGGATCGACGGCCGGTGTCCAGTGCGTCAGCGACGACGAGGCGAAGCAGGACGGGCACGACCGCAAGGGCGGCGGCGGCCCGCTCGTTCTGGAGCAGACGATCAAGGCCATCAAGGCGGCCGGGTTCGAGATCGACGCGGACCTGTGGGGCATGGCTGACTCGGCCGACTGCAACCAGTGCCACGCCGGATGCCACGATTCGCCCAAGTAG
- a CDS encoding endonuclease domain-containing protein, which yields MSERAMPGRAGGLITLGAADTLWVDLTADSAVPTASGAFTRSPAHARVGYVLLGGHVVATVRASGGRWSVPESEVRRAAAELNAVGMDRQDLVRIGPFRGAPTQECDEETPLRWRRRITGELRELGGPERAARRDLGRPYHLAGIDWRQLLVERTRDGTQRTWWLPRAVVRLLDAAEHAEAQWVQAARTRRAGAAATEPPSHPRRAHDADGRRDADGRQTASPEGPTAAPRPYNAELEGQLYSVLSRKPGTSRRVAGWACAVCRDAPAAVLDHCHEHGYVRAPVCQSCNTLERPDHLYSNDIRVANRYTRFFHTGTDDWLRHWHRCPGCRARTTLPLPHLAAWTAHIACRSLRPTHRAPRGRTPCGVLRVSWTGSQNTPRSCLLTVAVDCCPSGEHRVLARVPYREAAERFRSWLAETAPAVAAAAGPDRVDGLPAQPRPVIADTSGEGLALF from the coding sequence ATGTCAGAGCGTGCCATGCCCGGTCGCGCGGGCGGCCTGATCACCCTGGGTGCCGCGGACACTCTGTGGGTCGATCTGACGGCCGACAGCGCTGTGCCGACGGCTTCTGGGGCATTCACCCGCTCTCCTGCCCATGCCCGGGTGGGGTACGTCCTGCTCGGCGGGCATGTGGTGGCGACGGTGAGGGCGAGCGGTGGTCGGTGGAGTGTCCCGGAGAGTGAGGTGCGCCGGGCGGCCGCGGAACTGAACGCGGTGGGGATGGATCGGCAGGACCTGGTCCGCATCGGTCCGTTTCGTGGGGCGCCGACGCAGGAGTGCGACGAGGAGACGCCGCTACGTTGGCGCCGGCGCATCACGGGGGAACTGCGGGAGTTGGGCGGCCCCGAGCGGGCAGCACGACGTGACCTCGGCCGGCCGTACCATCTGGCGGGCATCGACTGGCGACAGCTGCTCGTGGAGCGGACCCGCGACGGGACGCAGCGGACGTGGTGGCTGCCGCGCGCCGTGGTCAGGCTGCTCGACGCGGCCGAGCACGCCGAAGCGCAGTGGGTGCAAGCGGCACGGACCCGCCGGGCAGGCGCCGCCGCCACCGAGCCGCCCTCCCACCCCCGACGGGCCCATGACGCCGACGGCCGGCGAGACGCCGACGGCCGGCAGACGGCGAGTCCCGAGGGCCCCACCGCCGCACCACGCCCGTACAACGCGGAGCTGGAAGGTCAGCTGTACTCGGTGCTCAGCAGGAAGCCCGGTACCTCCCGCAGGGTGGCCGGTTGGGCGTGCGCCGTCTGCCGCGACGCGCCCGCCGCAGTCCTCGACCACTGCCACGAACACGGCTACGTCCGCGCCCCCGTCTGCCAGTCCTGCAACACACTGGAACGTCCCGACCACCTGTACAGCAACGACATCCGGGTGGCGAACCGCTACACCCGCTTCTTCCACACCGGCACCGACGACTGGCTCCGCCACTGGCACCGCTGCCCCGGCTGCCGCGCCCGCACCACCCTGCCTCTGCCACACCTCGCCGCATGGACGGCCCACATAGCCTGCCGATCGCTGCGCCCGACCCACCGGGCCCCGCGCGGGCGCACGCCGTGCGGTGTCCTGCGCGTGTCCTGGACGGGCAGTCAGAACACGCCCCGTTCCTGCCTGCTCACGGTCGCCGTCGACTGCTGCCCCTCCGGCGAGCACCGTGTCCTGGCGCGAGTCCCCTACCGCGAAGCCGCCGAGCGGTTTCGCAGCTGGCTGGCCGAGACGGCCCCTGCCGTGGCCGCCGCGGCCGGTCCTGACCGCGTGGACGGCCTCCCCGCCCAGCCCCGGCCAGTCATCGCGGACACCAGTGGCGAGGGCCTGGCACTGTTCTGA
- a CDS encoding competence protein CoiA family protein, with protein sequence MPFSQEDTRKVQTAVFGHVGSDLPVFLPMDADDFGTFIRNHPERTFFCGTLLGGCGKKLAPKQYRDRKCHFAHVSDAANCRRTEGDESSADHLYIGRAVADWLKRQRQRADQPAYRPKGHQVRDVVDVSCEAGRRLIRVQLARRSKREWEEADAELRARYTGLDWLFGPDSLLANWQVERQGYALRVQCRSAGATREVEIGTQFPDRPVDWTSLSECTLEREGIVTPSLLHTPDGIVPRHAATTQADTPPSCLPLTPASVLITDATLSHVTGTHLWFDVSVRVNARLALPVNADAPDAQSAYLPMDATLSLDGDGTWLIEASALQRIQTDTPDRTTDSAAPSSDTHDPSPEEQRSLPDADLVTSFRKTLENTARSKNIVTMATLCRGASLPVHTLSVARWRDLLLQVEQPWTPGKPVLSALIKGRDGGPAPFFGEILHGLGWTKGFSDAKLLDIWNRERGRVHAAYCRSGQANPPSLPRPETRREPPGRVGGKRTDSVAARRRAAFDALLDVAQEARQAGDLDTFEQNLFLAERAAQSTDDQETLRDHTDWLVDRRADELYETWERLSALIDTINRDGDDLLPDQLRRAVRSAEELAVELGDDLAAEERRDIARWRQHLERMADRLTLPQIRGHAVAVRVALRQAAREGRTTTWGELALRIGSPLAALHPDDKTAVLVEADRETPDERPPLSALVTAHGGDRPHPLYLQILFNLDRIAPPPDALFMHWRMALRRHSELR encoded by the coding sequence ATGCCGTTCTCACAGGAAGACACCCGCAAGGTTCAGACCGCCGTGTTCGGACACGTCGGCTCGGACCTGCCGGTGTTTCTCCCCATGGACGCCGACGACTTCGGCACGTTCATACGAAACCATCCTGAGCGCACCTTCTTCTGCGGCACGCTCCTCGGCGGATGCGGCAAGAAGCTGGCACCCAAGCAGTACCGGGACCGGAAGTGCCACTTCGCCCACGTGTCCGATGCAGCCAACTGCCGTCGTACGGAGGGCGACGAGAGCAGCGCCGACCACTTGTACATCGGGCGAGCCGTCGCCGACTGGCTGAAGCGGCAGAGGCAGCGGGCGGATCAGCCCGCATACCGGCCCAAGGGGCACCAGGTCCGCGATGTCGTCGACGTGTCGTGCGAGGCCGGGCGTCGGCTCATACGCGTCCAGCTCGCCCGGCGGTCGAAGCGGGAGTGGGAGGAAGCAGACGCAGAGCTGCGAGCCAGGTACACGGGACTCGACTGGCTGTTCGGGCCGGACAGCCTCCTCGCCAACTGGCAGGTCGAGCGGCAGGGGTACGCCCTCCGCGTGCAGTGCCGGTCCGCCGGGGCGACCCGCGAGGTGGAGATCGGAACCCAGTTCCCGGACCGGCCCGTCGATTGGACCTCCCTCTCGGAATGCACACTCGAACGTGAAGGCATCGTCACGCCGAGTCTCCTCCACACACCCGACGGCATCGTTCCGCGTCATGCCGCCACCACACAGGCCGACACTCCCCCGTCCTGCCTGCCGCTCACCCCGGCCTCGGTCCTCATCACCGATGCCACGCTGTCCCACGTCACCGGCACCCACCTCTGGTTCGATGTGTCCGTTCGCGTCAACGCCCGCCTGGCGCTACCTGTCAACGCGGACGCACCCGACGCTCAGTCCGCGTACCTGCCCATGGACGCCACTCTCTCCCTCGACGGTGACGGCACATGGCTGATCGAGGCCAGTGCACTGCAGCGCATCCAGACCGACACTCCCGACCGGACCACGGACAGCGCCGCCCCCTCGTCCGACACTCACGATCCGTCACCCGAAGAACAGCGCTCTCTCCCTGACGCCGACCTCGTCACCTCTTTCCGCAAGACGCTGGAGAACACGGCGCGGAGCAAGAACATCGTGACGATGGCAACCCTCTGCAGGGGAGCGTCCCTCCCCGTCCACACACTCTCCGTAGCGCGGTGGCGGGACCTGCTCCTCCAGGTCGAGCAGCCCTGGACACCCGGCAAGCCCGTTCTGTCAGCCCTCATCAAGGGTCGCGACGGCGGCCCAGCCCCGTTTTTCGGAGAGATACTGCACGGACTCGGCTGGACGAAGGGGTTCTCCGACGCCAAGTTGCTCGACATCTGGAACCGCGAGCGTGGCCGCGTCCACGCGGCGTACTGCAGAAGCGGCCAGGCGAACCCACCATCGCTTCCCCGTCCGGAAACCCGCCGGGAGCCGCCGGGCCGTGTCGGAGGAAAGCGGACCGATTCCGTCGCCGCCCGACGCCGCGCCGCCTTCGACGCTCTGCTTGACGTGGCTCAGGAGGCACGGCAGGCCGGTGACCTCGATACCTTCGAACAGAACCTGTTCCTGGCGGAACGGGCAGCGCAGTCGACCGATGACCAGGAGACCCTGCGGGACCATACGGACTGGCTGGTGGACCGGCGCGCCGACGAGTTGTACGAGACCTGGGAGCGCCTGTCAGCGCTCATCGACACGATCAACCGAGACGGAGACGATCTCCTTCCGGACCAGTTGCGCCGTGCGGTCCGGAGTGCCGAGGAACTCGCCGTAGAGCTCGGAGACGATCTGGCGGCGGAGGAACGTCGCGACATCGCGCGCTGGCGACAGCACCTGGAACGGATGGCTGACCGCCTCACGCTGCCGCAGATACGCGGCCATGCCGTCGCCGTCCGCGTCGCACTGCGGCAAGCCGCGCGTGAAGGGCGTACAACGACATGGGGCGAACTGGCCCTGCGGATCGGATCGCCCCTCGCGGCCCTCCACCCCGACGACAAGACCGCCGTCCTGGTCGAGGCGGACCGCGAGACACCGGACGAGAGACCTCCACTCTCCGCACTGGTCACCGCGCACGGAGGCGATCGACCGCATCCGCTCTACCTGCAGATCCTCTTCAACCTGGACCGGATCGCTCCCCCACCCGACGCCCTGTTCATGCACTGGCGCATGGCACTGCGTCGGCACTCCGAACTACGGTGA
- a CDS encoding type II toxin-antitoxin system RelE/ParE family toxin → MPFKIVVVEPARSWLHHLRQTDRGTLIQITQAFNVLQIEGPALGRPLVDRITGSAVPNLKELRPGSSGASEVRLLFVFDPERNAVILVGGDKAGNWSGWYRTAIKEAEEAYTAYREES, encoded by the coding sequence ATGCCCTTCAAGATTGTCGTGGTGGAACCAGCAAGAAGCTGGTTGCACCATCTCCGTCAAACCGACAGGGGCACGCTGATCCAGATCACGCAGGCATTCAACGTTCTGCAGATCGAAGGCCCCGCCTTGGGGCGCCCTCTCGTTGACCGGATCACCGGCTCGGCCGTGCCGAACCTCAAGGAGCTACGGCCCGGCTCATCCGGAGCCAGCGAGGTGAGATTGTTGTTCGTGTTCGATCCCGAGCGGAACGCCGTGATCCTGGTCGGCGGCGACAAGGCCGGCAACTGGTCCGGGTGGTACCGGACGGCGATCAAGGAAGCGGAAGAGGCGTACACGGCGTACAGGGAGGAGTCATGA
- a CDS encoding DUF2786 domain-containing protein: MTVSGTDGLSEQEFRQARGDWLEIRAGDLAALLETAEPRLHELLPTDLGDRNLVAAVTVARVAADEARAQPVAETVRWLERLIPRGHLYDLEGAVRELRSQLATSGEPALWSWNAEGWEEMLLWRWRWNQPATDDLSRARAEWRVRWSADIPGVGDIDWPERAPRRHGRRLVTPAEFFADEPEPVRLLVRAVLDAPDTAAGVQDAVLLREEHLQGAGHLMWLAEQQACVEQLEAWRRRQQARGSEAIRAFLAELSEAVKRYMSLVLQPVVDALSACERALLGDSRHGARRSAADYLDAFLDASEQPDAEAWRDDRLSADVEQQARVRDELGEKTWHGMLGTVPVWYRVVTSREERAAALAYSGKPARSVLQVRTGAEPQSLLSDLFGFEGSGDAHEEWYPAPGIEIDYAPDSAFDLCALLAVAQLGHARLEFLTPLGDGRFQRLRSVRAQVREDDTVAWRRWALEVLSDLVPDPEDLADLIAREDEDDTDESDAADGRTRADDDRTSPDSGVTPNVPGRAREALPESLLIKVRSLLRKAENSGATEEEARAYLDKATELMAKYGIEQAMLDDAVTEPERPVDRIVDLYPPYVKEGRRLLARIGYEMRCRSVYPGGKDNRHRVHLFGFETDLQATEVLFASLRLQMLEGADRADRRHRPAGEDARAYKRSWMLGFIREVTARIAAAQQAARAAAEEEAGADEEQLSGGRSVALVLADRTTVVQAQLDARYPKLSKARPTKFKGTGYWQGVADGREADIGGPAFDSDEEDQLTQLAY, translated from the coding sequence ATGACGGTGAGCGGTACGGACGGGCTGTCGGAGCAGGAGTTCCGGCAGGCGCGAGGGGACTGGTTGGAGATCAGGGCCGGGGACCTCGCCGCCCTGTTGGAGACCGCCGAACCCCGGCTGCACGAGTTACTTCCCACCGATCTCGGCGACCGGAACCTGGTCGCCGCGGTGACGGTCGCGCGGGTCGCCGCGGACGAGGCGCGAGCCCAGCCCGTGGCCGAGACGGTCCGCTGGTTGGAGCGGTTGATCCCCAGGGGGCACCTGTACGACCTGGAGGGAGCCGTACGCGAACTCCGGTCCCAGCTCGCGACCAGCGGTGAGCCCGCTCTCTGGTCGTGGAACGCCGAGGGCTGGGAGGAGATGCTGCTGTGGCGGTGGAGGTGGAACCAGCCCGCCACTGACGATCTGTCACGTGCTCGTGCGGAATGGCGGGTCCGCTGGTCGGCGGACATCCCGGGGGTGGGGGACATCGACTGGCCGGAGCGTGCGCCGCGCCGCCACGGGCGGCGGCTCGTCACGCCCGCGGAGTTCTTCGCCGACGAACCCGAGCCGGTACGGCTGCTGGTGCGGGCGGTGCTGGACGCTCCCGACACGGCCGCCGGCGTCCAGGACGCCGTTCTGCTGCGGGAGGAGCATCTCCAGGGCGCCGGGCACCTGATGTGGCTGGCCGAGCAGCAGGCGTGCGTGGAACAGCTCGAAGCGTGGCGCCGCAGGCAGCAGGCCAGGGGATCGGAAGCCATCCGGGCGTTCCTCGCGGAGCTGTCCGAAGCCGTCAAGCGATACATGTCGCTCGTACTCCAGCCGGTCGTCGACGCTCTCTCCGCGTGCGAGCGTGCCCTGCTGGGCGACAGCAGGCACGGCGCGCGGCGCTCCGCCGCCGACTACCTGGACGCGTTCCTCGACGCGTCGGAACAGCCGGACGCGGAGGCCTGGCGGGACGACCGGCTGAGCGCGGACGTCGAACAGCAGGCGCGCGTACGCGACGAGCTGGGCGAGAAGACCTGGCACGGCATGCTCGGCACGGTCCCGGTCTGGTACCGGGTCGTCACCTCCCGGGAGGAACGGGCGGCGGCGCTGGCCTACTCGGGGAAGCCGGCGAGGTCGGTCCTCCAGGTCAGGACCGGCGCGGAGCCCCAGAGCCTGCTGTCCGACCTGTTCGGATTCGAGGGCTCGGGGGACGCGCACGAGGAGTGGTATCCCGCACCCGGCATCGAGATCGACTACGCCCCGGACAGTGCCTTCGACCTGTGCGCGCTGCTCGCCGTCGCTCAACTCGGCCACGCGCGGCTGGAGTTTCTGACGCCATTGGGTGACGGACGCTTCCAGCGGCTGCGTTCTGTCCGGGCGCAGGTCCGCGAGGACGACACCGTCGCCTGGCGGCGCTGGGCGCTCGAAGTCCTGTCGGACCTGGTCCCAGACCCGGAGGATCTGGCCGACCTGATCGCCCGGGAGGACGAGGACGACACGGATGAGAGCGACGCGGCGGACGGCCGTACGCGCGCCGACGACGACCGTACGTCGCCCGACTCCGGTGTGACTCCGAACGTCCCAGGGCGCGCACGCGAGGCGCTGCCGGAGTCACTGCTCATCAAGGTCAGGTCACTGCTGCGGAAGGCGGAGAACAGCGGGGCCACCGAGGAGGAGGCCCGCGCCTACCTGGACAAGGCCACCGAGCTCATGGCCAAGTACGGCATCGAGCAGGCCATGCTCGACGACGCCGTGACCGAGCCCGAGCGGCCCGTGGACCGGATCGTCGATCTGTACCCGCCCTACGTCAAGGAAGGGCGCCGGCTGCTCGCCAGGATCGGTTACGAGATGCGATGCCGGTCCGTGTACCCCGGCGGCAAGGACAACCGCCACCGTGTCCACCTCTTCGGCTTCGAGACCGACCTGCAGGCCACCGAGGTGCTGTTCGCGAGCCTCCGCCTGCAGATGCTGGAAGGCGCGGACCGGGCGGACCGCCGACACCGCCCTGCGGGCGAGGACGCCCGCGCCTACAAGCGGTCCTGGATGCTCGGCTTCATCCGCGAGGTGACGGCCCGGATCGCCGCCGCCCAGCAGGCCGCGAGGGCCGCCGCCGAGGAGGAAGCCGGCGCGGACGAGGAGCAGTTGTCCGGCGGGCGCAGCGTGGCCCTCGTGCTCGCCGACCGCACGACGGTGGTGCAGGCGCAGCTTGACGCGCGGTACCCGAAGCTGAGCAAAGCGCGTCCGACGAAGTTCAAGGGCACCGGCTACTGGCAAGGGGTCGCCGACGGGCGGGAGGCCGACATCGGGGGTCCGGCCTTCGACTCCGACGAGGAGGACCAGCTCACGCAACTCGCGTACTGA
- a CDS encoding helix-turn-helix domain-containing protein has product MTTTAERARVPNDVLTSVRKSMNLSQDEFARGLRDAGEALGEPNDASKRLVQRWESGETRTCRPLYARALKRFTGRAPESLGFAIPMARVQSDGTGGHDMQAGEAGTADAVASLEPEPESQSDYAGIWLSRYEFYSSSRDETYDCKHHIVIVQHGNRLTAQSLPGASTNPDSPLSLDLTVDRNVVTGTWIEQTAADGYYQGARYHGAIQLLVEPTGRRMAGKWVGFGKDFDVNTGPWELRLLDRSTGRASIERYSTTPE; this is encoded by the coding sequence ATGACGACTACGGCCGAGCGTGCGCGAGTCCCCAACGACGTGCTGACCTCCGTACGCAAGTCGATGAACTTGAGCCAAGACGAGTTCGCCCGAGGTTTACGTGACGCAGGCGAGGCGTTGGGGGAACCGAACGACGCCTCCAAGCGACTCGTGCAACGCTGGGAGTCCGGGGAGACCAGGACATGCCGCCCGTTGTATGCGCGGGCACTGAAGCGGTTCACCGGGCGCGCCCCTGAGTCACTGGGGTTCGCCATTCCAATGGCACGCGTCCAATCAGACGGCACAGGAGGCCACGACATGCAAGCTGGGGAAGCCGGCACAGCGGATGCTGTCGCGAGCCTGGAACCAGAGCCAGAGTCGCAGAGTGACTACGCAGGGATCTGGCTGTCCCGGTACGAGTTCTACTCGTCCAGCCGTGACGAAACGTACGACTGCAAGCATCACATCGTGATCGTCCAGCATGGCAACCGGCTGACAGCACAGAGCCTGCCCGGTGCGTCAACCAACCCTGACAGCCCGTTGTCTCTGGACCTCACCGTTGATCGAAATGTAGTCACTGGTACGTGGATCGAGCAGACGGCTGCCGACGGGTACTACCAGGGCGCCCGGTATCACGGTGCGATTCAGCTACTCGTCGAGCCGACGGGCCGACGTATGGCGGGCAAGTGGGTCGGGTTCGGCAAGGACTTCGACGTGAACACGGGCCCGTGGGAGCTGCGCCTCCTCGACCGGTCGACTGGCCGCGCGAGCATCGAGCGGTATTCGACCACGCCGGAGTGA